From the Carya illinoinensis cultivar Pawnee chromosome 4, C.illinoinensisPawnee_v1, whole genome shotgun sequence genome, one window contains:
- the LOC122308058 gene encoding pollen receptor-like kinase 3: protein MAAVRFLLFFIFCFLPLSLSVSEIEALLKLKQSFTHGDALRSWVPNSSPCSGKWEGVICFDGIITGLHLTGLGLGGNIDVDAVVELHGLRTISFVNNSFSGPIPDFHRLGALKSLLLTGNQFSGNIPKDYFSHITSLKKVWLSYNRLNGTIPDSVTELSHLIELHLEKNEFTGRIPPINISSLKQLDMSNNMLEGEIPKSLSIFAADTFAGNEGLCGKPLDKVCTEKENGTLTTNENKHSNTTMLVLLFLGTIVFLFIFFAFGTYAKDRKGKDFDVLGSEVTSNAEMVEMRMPSSNRSGARDYSSRKGDTKKGSSHGNNGMTDLIMLNVDNGTFGLPDLMKASAEVLGNGGLGSAYKAVMANGLSVVVKRMREVNMLQREGFDAEMKRFGRLRHQNILTPLAYHFRREEKLLVSEFIPKGSLLYILHGDRGTSHADLNWPTRLKIIQGIARGMGFLHTVFPSYDLPHGNLKSSNVFLRDDYEPLLNDYGFNSLTATPIAAQALFAYKSPDYIQFQRVSTKSDVYCLGIIILEILTGKFPSHYVSNGKGGADVVQWVLMAMSEKRVHEVLDPEIVSNTSSVNHMVQLLNIGVTCIETNPKQRIDMGEAIRRIEEIQT from the exons ATGGCCGCTGTTCGGTTTCTCCTCTTTTTCATCTTCTGCTTCCTTCCCCTCTCTCTTTCAGTTTCGGAAATAGAGGCTCTCCTCAAACTCAAGCAATCATTCACCCATGGAGACGCGCTAAGATCATGGGTTCCGAACTCCTCTCCATGCTCGGGCAAGTGGGAGGGAGTCATTTGCTTTGATGGAATAATCACCGGCCTCCATCTCACCGGCTTAGGTCTCGGAGGAAACATAGACGTTGACGCTGTAGTTGAACTTCACGGTCTTCGAACTATCAGCTTTGTGAACAACTCCTTTTCAGGTCCAATTCCAGACTTTCACAGGCTTGGCGCTTTGAAATCTCTCTTATTAACAGGCAATCAATTCTCTGGTAATATTCCTAAAGACTACTTTTCCCATATTACTTCATTGAAGAAAGTCTGGCTTTCCTATAATCGCTTAAATGGAACGATACCTGATTCAGTAACAGAACTATCCCACCTCATAGAACTCCACCTTGAGAAGAATGAGTTCACAGGTCGTATACCACCTATTAATATATCCTCGTTGAAACAACTTGATATGTCAAACAACATGCTGGAAGGTGAAATCCCTAAGAGCTTGTCGATCTTTGCCGCGGATACGTTTGCAGGAAACGAAGGACTTTGTGGGAAGCCATTGGACAAGGTTTGCACAGAGAAAGAAAACGGAACGTTGACgacaaatgaaaacaagcacAGCAACACTACCATGCTAGTGCTTCTGTTCCTTGGCACTATAGtatttctcttcatcttctttgcGTTTGGTACTTACGCAAAGGATAGAAAGGGCAAAGACTTTGATGTCTTAGGTAGCGAAGTAACGTCGAATGCTGAAATGGTTGAGATGCGCATGCCAAGTTCTAATCGCAGTGGGGCAAGGGATTACTCGAGCCGTAAAGGTGATACGAAGAAAGGTTCATCTCATGGAAATAATGGAATGACTGATCTTATAATGCTGAATGTTGACAATGGTACATTTGGGTTGCCTGATTTGATGAAGGCATCTGCAGAAGTGCTCGGCAATGGTGGTTTGGGTTCCGCGTATAAGGCCGTAATGGCCAACGGGCTGTCAGTGGTCgtgaagagaatgagagaggtGAATATGTTGCAAAGAGAAGGGTTTGATGCTGAAATGAAACGATTTGGAAGACTAAGGCATCAGAATATCTTAACTCCTCTAGCTTATCATTTTCGAAGAGAGGAGAAGCTGTTGGTGTCCGAATTCATTCCTAAGGGCAGCTTGCTATATATCTTACACG GTGATCGCGGAACAAGTCACGCCGACCTCAATTGGCCAACGCGTTTGAAGATTATCCAGGGCATTGCTCGTGGAATGGGCTTCCTCCACACGGTGTTTCCTTCGTATGACTTGCCCCATGGGAATCTCAAGTCTAGCAATGTTTTTCTACGAGATGATTATGAGCCACTTCTAAATGACTATGGTTTTAATTCACTAACCGCTACGCCCATCGCCGCCCAAGCATTGTTTGCCTATAAATCCCCTGATTACATACAATTCCAAAGAGTCTCTACAAAGTCTGATGTCTATTGCCTTGGAATAATCATTCTTGAAATTCTTACAGGGAAGTTCCCCTCTCATTATGTTAGCAATGGAAAGGGTGGTGCTGATGTTGTGCAATGGGTTTTGATGGCAATGTCTGAAAAAAGAGTGCATGAAGTGCTAGATCCGGAGATAGTGAGCAATACAAGTTCAGTCAACCATATGGTGCAACTCCTCAATATTGGGGTTACTTGCATTGAAACTAATCCAAAACAACGAATCGATATGGGGGAAGCCATTAGGAGGATAGAAGAGATACAAACGTAA